One Brachybacterium kimchii genomic window carries:
- a CDS encoding TIM barrel protein: protein MTSAHSPAPTPATTDLSRNPEAPFDRLTIGVCPDQWGVWFPQDEQQIPWRTALAEMAEAGFSVMETGPWGYFPQDAADLKHVMDEHGFRVVAGTGWGILHKEEAWPETERTFRAIAETHAAVGAEYMVHLPPLYRDDKTWEFTDDRQLTGEAWKLYVTHANELGRILKEDYGLTMVLHPHGDSHIETPEEIARVFEATDPDLVSFCLDTGHVVYGGGDPVSMIDEYPDRIGYVHIKAFDADITREAHEKDWPFGQTVAKGASVRPPAGLPDMKDLVAKLATLDKDLYVICEQDLYPCDPSLPLPNAVKTREFLAECGLGLKHA from the coding sequence GTGACCTCTGCGCACTCCCCCGCGCCCACTCCGGCGACCACCGACCTCTCGCGCAATCCCGAGGCGCCGTTCGACCGCCTGACGATCGGCGTGTGCCCGGACCAATGGGGCGTGTGGTTCCCCCAGGACGAGCAGCAGATCCCCTGGCGCACGGCGCTCGCGGAGATGGCCGAGGCCGGCTTCTCCGTCATGGAGACGGGACCCTGGGGGTACTTCCCCCAGGACGCCGCCGACCTGAAGCACGTCATGGACGAGCACGGCTTCCGCGTGGTCGCGGGCACCGGCTGGGGCATCCTGCACAAGGAGGAGGCCTGGCCGGAGACGGAGCGCACCTTCCGGGCGATCGCCGAGACCCACGCGGCCGTCGGCGCGGAGTACATGGTGCACCTGCCCCCGCTGTACCGCGACGACAAGACCTGGGAGTTCACGGACGACCGGCAGCTGACGGGCGAGGCCTGGAAGCTCTACGTCACCCACGCCAACGAGCTGGGGCGGATCCTCAAGGAGGACTACGGGCTGACGATGGTGCTGCACCCGCACGGGGACAGCCACATCGAGACGCCCGAGGAGATCGCGCGCGTCTTCGAGGCGACGGACCCGGATCTGGTCTCGTTCTGCCTGGACACCGGGCACGTCGTCTACGGCGGCGGCGACCCGGTCTCGATGATCGACGAGTACCCCGACCGCATCGGCTACGTCCACATCAAGGCCTTCGACGCCGACATCACCCGCGAGGCGCACGAGAAGGACTGGCCCTTCGGGCAGACCGTGGCGAAGGGCGCCTCGGTGCGTCCGCCGGCCGGGCTGCCCGACATGAAGGACCTGGTGGCGAAGCTCGCGACGCTCGACAAGGACCTCTACGTGATCTGCGAGCAGGACCTCTACCCCTGTGATCCGTCGCTGCCCCTGCCCAATGCCGTGAAGACCCGCGAGTTCCTGGCCGAGTGCGGCCTGGGCCTGAAGCACGCCTGA